In one Candidatus Peribacter riflensis genomic region, the following are encoded:
- a CDS encoding NagD protein — protein MELQEINCVLLDKDGVLINGNTVLPGAREFVEQARSNSMPTTILSNTSRLTGPALARVIREKIGVSDLKDEEVVTAVDVTMQYLREHPSRECPEDVRLHVVGEEGFIEAMQDAGFTVVNDQWKQGNWQVLPTDVVNGLDTHSTYEKLAPPWNAVRLGARLISVNSDRSYRSASGAELPAAGAQLAYLATAKEDGRPDIVLGKPHVAIAEVALKRMQMTPESARIAVIGDNIREDMGLATQLHDAGWKAEGWMMLTGVTTKDQCNRFPISRVFMDLRETMNALFSQR, from the coding sequence ATGGAACTTCAGGAAATCAACTGCGTGCTTCTCGATAAAGATGGCGTGCTGATCAACGGAAACACCGTCTTGCCCGGTGCACGGGAATTTGTCGAGCAGGCGCGCAGCAACAGCATGCCGACCACCATTCTCTCCAATACATCGCGGCTCACCGGGCCCGCCCTCGCGCGCGTCATCCGCGAGAAAATCGGCGTCAGTGATCTCAAAGATGAAGAAGTGGTCACCGCAGTGGATGTCACCATGCAGTACCTGAGAGAGCACCCGTCCCGCGAATGTCCGGAAGATGTGCGCCTGCATGTTGTCGGGGAGGAAGGATTCATCGAGGCAATGCAGGATGCGGGGTTCACCGTCGTGAATGATCAGTGGAAGCAAGGGAACTGGCAGGTGCTTCCCACCGATGTCGTCAACGGTTTGGATACCCACAGTACGTACGAAAAACTCGCACCTCCATGGAATGCGGTGCGGCTCGGTGCGCGGCTCATCTCGGTCAACAGCGACCGCTCCTACCGTTCTGCATCGGGGGCGGAATTGCCGGCGGCCGGCGCACAGCTGGCCTATTTGGCGACGGCGAAGGAGGACGGTCGGCCGGACATCGTGCTCGGAAAGCCGCATGTTGCAATCGCGGAGGTTGCCTTGAAGCGGATGCAGATGACACCGGAATCGGCACGCATTGCTGTGATCGGCGACAATATCCGGGAAGACATGGGCCTCGCCACCCAGCTTCATGATGCGGGATGGAAGGCGGAAGGTTGGATGATGCTCACCGGTGTGACCACGAAGGACCAGTGCAATCGTTTCCCCATCAGTCGCGTCTTCATGGATTTGCGGGAAACCATGAACGCGCTCTTCTCACAGAGATAA
- a CDS encoding diphosphomevalonate decarboxylase, producing MSVTARSTPNIAFIKYWGNRSDELRLPMAPSLSMTLDRPTVEITVENADAFSVRSFLADGSEKTLKEKDTERFRKVIALMQRYLESLKLKSVPLEQLAITVRSHIPPAIGLASSAAVFSCLAKAVAGLVQDQSKLSDREVSILARLGSGSAARSIFGGFSTLEEGSGMEPGSSWSEQIADEKHWTLYDIVTIPAMEEKKVGSTEGHALASTSPFYADRVQAIRSSRQQECIDAIQKKDFEALQRVTEEDCLDMHHVMETSVPPLHYLNAETHRIVNAIKELRSKEHIPVLFTMDAGPTVHLVCPEEGRAAILSFAHAQKGCTIFETKVGPGASLIG from the coding sequence ATGTCTGTAACCGCCCGCTCCACGCCCAATATCGCCTTCATCAAGTACTGGGGTAACCGCAGTGATGAGCTGCGGCTGCCGATGGCCCCCTCGCTCTCGATGACCCTCGACCGGCCGACGGTGGAAATCACGGTGGAGAATGCGGATGCGTTCTCGGTCCGCTCTTTTCTCGCTGATGGTTCGGAGAAAACGCTGAAGGAGAAGGATACCGAACGCTTTCGAAAGGTCATCGCGCTCATGCAACGATACCTCGAGTCACTCAAGCTCAAGAGCGTGCCCCTGGAGCAACTGGCAATCACCGTCCGCTCGCACATTCCGCCTGCCATCGGTCTCGCCTCCTCGGCTGCCGTCTTCAGCTGTCTCGCCAAGGCAGTCGCGGGCTTGGTACAGGATCAAAGCAAACTCTCGGACAGAGAAGTGAGTATTCTGGCACGTCTCGGATCGGGCTCCGCGGCACGGAGCATCTTCGGCGGCTTCTCCACGCTCGAAGAAGGCAGCGGCATGGAACCGGGAAGCTCCTGGAGCGAGCAAATCGCAGATGAAAAGCATTGGACCCTGTATGACATCGTGACGATTCCCGCGATGGAAGAGAAGAAAGTGGGCTCGACGGAAGGTCATGCATTGGCTTCTACCAGCCCTTTCTATGCCGATCGTGTGCAGGCGATCCGCTCCAGCCGCCAGCAGGAATGCATCGATGCCATCCAGAAAAAAGATTTCGAGGCCCTGCAGCGCGTGACGGAGGAGGACTGTCTCGACATGCACCACGTGATGGAGACGAGTGTGCCCCCCCTGCACTACCTCAATGCCGAAACGCACCGAATCGTGAATGCCATCAAAGAATTGCGATCGAAGGAACACATTCCCGTGCTCTTCACGATGGATGCGGGACCAACAGTCCACCTCGTGTGTCCAGAAGAGGGCAGAGCAGCGATTCTCTCCTTCGCACATGCGCAGAAGGGGTGCACGATCTTCGAAACAAAAGTCGGACCGGGAGCATCGCTGATCGGATAG
- a CDS encoding NADP-dependent hydroxymethylglutaryl-CoA reductase codes for MDLRTLPSSLNAEQRCDERRKRVEAELGVDLSTLHMNEERIGQADEKNCEQMIGAVPLPVGIAGPLAITFSSGEKTDVALPLATTEAALVASVNRGCKVLSTSGGVSVKSLYHGMSRSIVFKPKNKNSSATSLPVGERPSEEENGAKEHSYTIQIKAMEPEWKRIGESTSGHLKILRHDLDESDGYTFLTIFCDTSEAMGMNMTTIAAQAIGDFLAEELDAELVTVAANVDSDKKPSRRTHDRGRGYEVTASALIPSSIIAEVLKTTPEKLLAVADAKLQVGSKVAGAIGSNLHAANIVAALYLATGQDAAHVVEGSLADTTITPAQDGIAIQIRLPALLVGIRGGGTALPAQHQCLSLILKTKTKLQPPLQLAETIGAAVLAGELSLLAAQATQTLASSHKKLAR; via the coding sequence ATGGATCTCAGAACTCTCCCTTCCAGCCTCAATGCGGAACAACGCTGTGACGAGCGTCGCAAACGCGTCGAAGCGGAACTGGGCGTCGATCTTTCGACCCTCCACATGAATGAAGAGCGTATCGGCCAGGCCGACGAAAAGAACTGCGAGCAGATGATCGGCGCCGTACCGCTTCCCGTTGGAATTGCTGGGCCGCTCGCGATCACCTTCAGCTCCGGCGAAAAAACAGATGTAGCTCTCCCGCTCGCCACAACTGAAGCCGCCCTAGTCGCGAGTGTGAATCGCGGATGCAAAGTTCTGTCGACAAGCGGAGGCGTTTCGGTGAAATCTCTTTATCACGGCATGTCCCGATCGATAGTGTTCAAGCCAAAAAATAAGAATTCTTCCGCTACTTCTCTCCCCGTCGGGGAGAGACCGAGTGAGGAGGAAAACGGCGCAAAAGAACATTCGTACACCATACAGATCAAAGCAATGGAGCCAGAGTGGAAACGCATCGGCGAATCGACGAGCGGACATCTGAAAATCCTGCGCCACGATCTCGATGAATCCGACGGCTACACCTTTCTCACGATCTTCTGTGACACTTCCGAAGCCATGGGCATGAACATGACGACGATTGCTGCGCAGGCTATTGGAGATTTTCTCGCAGAGGAACTTGATGCCGAGCTCGTCACCGTCGCCGCGAATGTGGACAGCGACAAGAAGCCGAGTAGGCGCACGCACGACCGCGGCCGCGGGTACGAGGTCACCGCGAGCGCACTGATCCCCTCTTCTATCATCGCGGAAGTGCTGAAGACAACTCCCGAGAAGCTACTCGCAGTCGCTGACGCAAAACTGCAGGTGGGATCCAAAGTCGCAGGAGCGATCGGCAGTAACCTGCATGCGGCAAACATCGTCGCTGCGCTCTACCTCGCCACGGGACAGGATGCGGCGCATGTGGTGGAAGGCTCACTTGCGGATACAACAATTACTCCGGCACAGGACGGCATCGCCATCCAGATACGCCTGCCCGCCCTCCTGGTTGGAATCCGCGGCGGCGGAACCGCTCTGCCGGCGCAACACCAGTGTCTTTCGCTCATCTTAAAGACAAAAACGAAGCTTCAGCCTCCCCTGCAGCTCGCAGAGACGATCGGTGCCGCAGTTCTCGCAGGAGAATTGAGCCTTCTGGCCGCACAGGCAACACAGACGCTGGCTTCTTCGCACAAAAAACTCGCCCGGTGA
- a CDS encoding hydroxymethylglutaryl-CoA synthase, whose translation MSSPHSAIVGFGMYIPSQRITVEEIAKHWGRDPQEIESGLGVKEKAVAGEGEDSFTLAFEAARQAITLSQIPSSQISAIFAGSESHPYAVKPTSGMLAAALDLHPFSFCADLEFACKAGTAGMQIIDAFVRSGQITYGLAIGTDRAQAKPGDALEYTAAAGAAAMLLGPETDAHALCRIEHTLSFTTDTPDFWRTAHAPYPAHAGRFTGEPGYFLHVRQALQGMLDVTKTKLTDVDHVILHMPNAKFPGKIAKEFKISKEQMQEGFIVPTIGNTYSACSLLGLAHVLQKAKKGQRLLLVSYGSGAGADAFLLTMLRNGVQLPIDERPLRYISYGEYRRNEEKTAVL comes from the coding sequence ATGTCATCTCCCCACTCCGCCATCGTCGGCTTCGGCATGTACATCCCCAGTCAGCGGATCACCGTCGAAGAGATCGCGAAACATTGGGGCAGGGATCCGCAGGAGATTGAGAGTGGACTGGGCGTGAAAGAGAAAGCTGTTGCGGGGGAGGGCGAAGACAGTTTCACGCTCGCATTCGAGGCGGCCCGTCAGGCGATCACCCTCTCGCAGATCCCCTCTTCACAGATCAGCGCGATCTTCGCGGGATCCGAAAGCCACCCCTACGCCGTGAAGCCGACGAGCGGGATGCTTGCCGCCGCCTTAGACCTGCACCCGTTCTCGTTCTGCGCGGACTTGGAGTTCGCCTGCAAGGCCGGAACGGCAGGCATGCAGATCATCGATGCTTTCGTGCGGAGCGGCCAGATCACCTACGGCCTCGCCATCGGCACCGACCGCGCACAGGCCAAGCCGGGCGATGCGCTGGAGTACACGGCGGCAGCCGGCGCCGCAGCCATGCTCTTGGGTCCCGAGACAGACGCCCACGCGCTCTGCCGCATTGAGCACACACTCTCCTTCACCACTGACACGCCGGATTTCTGGCGGACCGCGCACGCTCCCTACCCCGCCCATGCGGGACGCTTCACCGGCGAACCGGGCTACTTCCTACACGTGCGGCAGGCACTTCAAGGCATGCTCGACGTGACGAAGACAAAGCTCACCGATGTGGACCACGTCATCCTGCACATGCCGAACGCCAAATTCCCCGGCAAGATCGCCAAAGAATTCAAAATCAGCAAGGAGCAGATGCAGGAAGGCTTCATCGTGCCCACGATCGGCAATACCTACAGCGCCTGTTCGCTCTTGGGATTGGCGCACGTCCTGCAGAAAGCGAAGAAAGGCCAGCGCCTCCTCCTGGTTTCGTACGGTTCCGGAGCAGGTGCCGACGCTTTCCTGCTCACCATGCTCCGGAACGGAGTACAGTTACCCATAGACGAACGCCCGCTCCGGTACATTTCCTACGGGGAATACCGCAGAAATGAGGAGAAAACAGCAGTTTTGTAA
- a CDS encoding acetyl-CoA acetyltransferase, which produces MQKELSLVGIGQTKFGEWWGKSLSSLMEEAVDAAIASAPCSALDIDFIVVANMLGESTSGQAHLGALAASLLPHHPPAIRVEAACASGSVAMHTACALLESGRAETVLVVGAEKMTDASGDEITTALMGAADSEKDAPSGLTFPGIFGLIARRYMHDYGLTRNQLNLVSARHHANGVKNPFAQFRQEIAPAQIGTSTLVADPLRLLDCSPVSDGAAACILSTKHHSPIRIAASQTSTDTVSITDRPLITSFAATKDAVTRAFEEADIAASDIAHVELHDCFSIAALIALEDLGFAEPGEGIRWYEQPQTMTVNQSGGLKACGHPVAATGIKQIIDVSKQLQASGKPWGLAHNFGGAGATCCVHILHHHAHA; this is translated from the coding sequence ATGCAGAAGGAACTTTCGCTTGTTGGAATCGGCCAGACCAAATTTGGAGAGTGGTGGGGCAAAAGCCTCTCATCTCTGATGGAAGAAGCAGTGGACGCGGCCATCGCCTCCGCCCCCTGCTCCGCGCTCGATATCGATTTCATCGTCGTGGCCAACATGCTCGGGGAATCCACGAGCGGACAGGCGCATTTGGGAGCGCTCGCGGCGTCGCTGCTGCCCCACCATCCTCCCGCCATTCGCGTGGAAGCGGCCTGCGCTTCGGGCTCCGTGGCCATGCACACCGCCTGCGCACTCCTCGAGAGCGGCCGCGCCGAAACGGTGCTGGTCGTGGGAGCCGAGAAGATGACCGATGCCTCGGGCGATGAGATCACCACCGCGCTGATGGGGGCTGCGGACAGCGAAAAGGATGCTCCCTCCGGCCTCACGTTCCCCGGCATTTTCGGGCTCATCGCCCGACGCTACATGCACGACTACGGCCTGACGCGGAATCAACTCAATCTCGTGAGCGCGCGTCACCACGCAAACGGCGTCAAAAACCCCTTCGCACAGTTCCGGCAGGAGATCGCCCCCGCGCAGATCGGCACGAGCACGCTCGTGGCGGATCCGCTGCGGCTTCTGGATTGCTCACCGGTGAGCGATGGTGCGGCAGCCTGCATCCTTTCCACCAAGCACCACTCTCCCATTCGCATCGCCGCCTCCCAGACCAGCACTGATACGGTGAGCATCACCGATCGGCCGCTCATCACCTCCTTCGCCGCAACCAAAGACGCCGTCACGCGCGCTTTCGAAGAGGCAGACATCGCGGCAAGTGACATCGCACACGTGGAACTGCACGACTGCTTCTCTATTGCCGCCCTCATTGCACTCGAAGATCTGGGCTTCGCAGAGCCGGGAGAAGGAATACGGTGGTACGAGCAGCCACAGACGATGACGGTGAACCAGAGCGGCGGGCTCAAGGCCTGTGGCCACCCGGTCGCCGCCACGGGCATCAAACAGATCATCGATGTGAGCAAGCAACTGCAGGCATCCGGAAAGCCCTGGGGCCTCGCGCACAATTTCGGCGGAGCCGGTGCCACCTGCTGCGTCCATATTCTCCATCACCATGCGCACGCCTGA